The Thermoplasmata archaeon genome includes a region encoding these proteins:
- a CDS encoding TIGR00296 family protein: MYSIEEGKLAVSIARGAVEAFVVGEREYRPPQELPASFRQKAGVFVTLSTYPERELRGCIGYPEPVLPLIDALVDAARSAALRDPRFPPVSPDELDRIVVEVSLLTPPEPIKVKNPREYLKVVKIGRDGLIVDNGLSRGLLLPQVPVEWGWDVHEFLDHTCMKAGLPASAWMEKDTRLFRFTAEIFDEKEPRGEIIARPLSLEGSEGAGVGSRGAGVKGSYGGSSGAKRPRK, encoded by the coding sequence ATGTACTCAATTGAGGAAGGTAAGCTCGCGGTCTCCATCGCTAGGGGGGCGGTTGAGGCCTTCGTGGTGGGGGAGAGGGAGTACCGGCCCCCCCAGGAACTACCCGCCAGCTTCAGGCAGAAAGCCGGGGTTTTCGTTACGCTCAGCACCTACCCCGAGCGCGAGCTGCGCGGCTGCATCGGCTACCCCGAGCCCGTCCTCCCGCTCATCGACGCCCTCGTGGACGCCGCCCGCAGCGCCGCCCTGAGGGATCCCCGCTTCCCTCCCGTCTCACCTGACGAGCTCGACAGAATCGTGGTGGAGGTCTCGCTCCTTACACCCCCAGAGCCAATCAAGGTGAAGAATCCGAGGGAGTATCTGAAGGTTGTGAAAATCGGCCGCGACGGCCTGATAGTCGACAATGGTCTGTCCAGGGGCCTCCTCCTACCCCAAGTCCCAGTAGAGTGGGGGTGGGACGTCCACGAGTTTCTGGACCACACCTGCATGAAGGCTGGGCTTCCGGCGAGCGCCTGGATGGAGAAGGATACCCGTCTATTCCGCTTCACCGCGGAAATATTCGACGAGAAGGAACCGAGGGGCGAAATCATCGCCCGCCCCCTCTCCCTGGAGGGGTCAGAGGGAGCCGGGGTGGGCTCGCGTGGGGCTGGCGTGAAGGGTAGCTATGGGGGGAGCTCCGGAGCAAAGCGGCCGAGGAAGTGA
- a CDS encoding OsmC family protein, producing MGWEPVQYHYTTSLRWIGEHKGILSCEGKPDIAIACPPEWGGHPGIWSPEDLFVASLEVCTMTTFLFLIERMRGRILSYESTATGTAQMIEGVFLFRDVVIRPRVRVASEEDLDKASKAFGDCARWCLVTKSVRCEVRVEPEISIATPGGG from the coding sequence ATGGGTTGGGAGCCAGTTCAGTATCATTATACTACTTCGCTCAGATGGATAGGGGAGCACAAGGGCATACTCTCCTGCGAGGGAAAGCCGGACATCGCCATCGCCTGCCCGCCGGAGTGGGGCGGCCACCCGGGAATCTGGTCCCCGGAGGACCTCTTCGTGGCGTCGCTCGAGGTCTGCACAATGACCACCTTCCTCTTCCTCATCGAGAGGATGAGGGGGAGAATTCTCTCCTACGAGTCCACGGCCACGGGCACCGCCCAGATGATCGAGGGAGTGTTCCTGTTCAGGGACGTCGTGATTCGGCCGAGGGTGCGCGTGGCGTCTGAGGAGGACCTGGACAAGGCCTCAAAGGCCTTCGGTGACTGCGCGCGCTGGTGCCTCGTCACGAAGAGCGTCAGGTGCGAGGTCAGGGTGGAGCCCGAGATATCCATCGCCACTCCGGGCGGCGGGTAA
- a CDS encoding DsrE/DsrF/DrsH-like family protein — protein sequence MEKKKMLYVVSSGTDRPEQLYAPFVLGMTAVSMGMEATVYFVIKGVTVVKKGAAQNIKLGSFPPLSQIMDQAVKAGVKVMVCEQSCQLLGLPRGDFEQWARIVGAATLNDLALEADGTLCF from the coding sequence GTGGAGAAGAAAAAGATGCTTTATGTCGTCAGTAGCGGAACAGACCGGCCGGAGCAGCTCTACGCCCCCTTCGTCCTGGGCATGACCGCGGTCTCGATGGGGATGGAGGCGACGGTTTACTTCGTAATAAAGGGAGTAACGGTTGTGAAGAAGGGTGCCGCCCAGAACATCAAGCTTGGCTCATTCCCTCCCCTGAGCCAGATAATGGACCAGGCGGTGAAGGCGGGCGTGAAGGTGATGGTCTGCGAGCAGAGCTGCCAACTCCTGGGCCTCCCGAGGGGAGACTTCGAGCAGTGGGCCAGGATCGTGGGCGCCGCCACGCTCAACGACCTCGCGCTCGAGGCCGACGGCACGCTGTGCTTCTGA
- a CDS encoding tyrosine--tRNA ligase, whose translation MQAYDRVVRNAEEVVTSEELRELCGRAQKKAYIGIEPSGQAHLGWKILADKLRDITDGGFETIVLLADWHAYINDKFGGDIERIRACAEYIKDALEALGVPRGSVRYVLASEYIGEREYWERIIRISKAASLSRIRRAMDIMGRKEEEAELDSSRLLYPMMQVADIFHLDVDLAYGGMDQRKAHMLARDVAEKYGWKKVTALHTPLLPSLLGTERMDPVEAKMSKSRPDSAIFITDSPEEISRKIRAAFCPARQVQGNPVLEISRLIILPALGVLKISRPAKWGGDLEIKSYEELARLYSSEELHPADLKSGVAEALSEILAPVRQYFERRPEGLDFVSGPGPRN comes from the coding sequence ATGCAGGCCTACGATAGGGTGGTGCGCAACGCGGAGGAGGTGGTGACATCCGAGGAGCTCCGAGAGCTCTGCGGCCGCGCGCAGAAAAAGGCATACATTGGAATCGAGCCCTCGGGCCAGGCCCACCTGGGTTGGAAGATTCTTGCTGACAAGCTCCGGGACATCACCGATGGTGGCTTCGAGACGATCGTCCTGCTCGCCGACTGGCACGCGTACATCAACGACAAGTTCGGCGGCGACATAGAGAGGATAAGAGCCTGTGCGGAGTACATCAAGGACGCCCTCGAGGCGCTCGGGGTTCCACGCGGGAGCGTCAGGTACGTTCTCGCCAGCGAGTACATCGGGGAGAGGGAGTACTGGGAGAGAATCATAAGAATTTCCAAGGCCGCCTCCCTGTCCAGAATTCGGAGGGCGATGGACATCATGGGGAGGAAGGAGGAGGAGGCTGAGCTCGACTCCTCCCGTCTGCTCTACCCCATGATGCAGGTGGCGGACATCTTCCATCTGGACGTCGACCTCGCATATGGAGGAATGGACCAGCGAAAGGCCCACATGCTCGCGCGCGACGTTGCGGAGAAGTACGGCTGGAAGAAGGTGACGGCCCTCCACACGCCCCTCCTCCCGAGCCTCCTCGGCACCGAGAGGATGGACCCGGTGGAGGCAAAGATGTCTAAAAGCAGGCCCGACTCAGCGATATTCATCACCGACAGCCCTGAGGAGATATCGAGAAAAATCAGGGCCGCCTTCTGCCCGGCGAGGCAGGTCCAGGGCAACCCCGTCCTCGAGATTTCTCGCCTGATTATCCTCCCCGCACTAGGTGTTCTCAAAATATCCCGGCCAGCAAAGTGGGGCGGCGACTTGGAGATAAAGAGCTACGAAGAGCTGGCCCGTCTGTACTCCTCGGAAGAGCTCCACCCGGCCGATCTGAAGAGCGGCGTGGCGGAGGCGCTTTCAGAAATTCTGGCTCCTGTGAGACAGTACTTCGAGAGAAGGCCGGAAGGCCTCGATTTCGTGAGTGGTCCCGGGCCCCGGAATTAA